A genomic segment from Flavobacterium inviolabile encodes:
- a CDS encoding DUF262 and DUF1524 domain-containing protein gives MKATSANLLTVIKGPRQFVIPIYQRTYSWQLSQCNQLLQDIIRVSKDENLQGHFLGSVVHFQENIYTISDVPKHLVIDGQQRLTTVSLLIIALANFLKDNEADIDTSFTKLQNYYLLNAEEENELRYKLLLTRRDKDTYINLLNGVPQASEYSLRIVENYEFFKSKINKENVKDIYNGILRLFIVDVALEKDKDNPQLIFESMNSTGLDLSQADLIRNYVLMGQDIKLQTELYEKYWYPMEQSYGNEYSSSFDWFMRDYLSVKNGTIPRIDKVYEEFKTYVQSGKAPETITEVVRDIYKYSGFYVNMVLRKEPDLVLNQLFSNIAKLKVDVSYPFLLPVYNDYFEERLSKQNFTEILRLVENYVFRRAICGIPTNSLNKTFATLYKSVQPENYLESVQAAFQLMDNYKRYPADTEFEKEIVIKDVYNFRSRNYLLNKLENYKRKEWVNIDEYTIEHIMPQNPNLSHEWITMLGDDWQDIQKMYLHTLGNLTLTGYNSELSDRPFGQKKSIEGGFNDSPLRLNTYLRNVAEWNKIHIEQRAIELSNKAKEIWFAPTLDNNTLEKYKKSNDKENATYSIDQYEYLKGDMLELYQALRKRILNIDASVKEEYKKLYIAFKSNTNFVDIVPQKSRLRLSLNIEFPKIIDPLGLCKDVSGLGRWGNGDVEVGISNLNEIDGVMDLIQQAFDEQEQ, from the coding sequence ATGAAAGCAACCTCTGCAAACCTATTAACCGTTATAAAAGGACCGAGACAATTTGTTATTCCTATATACCAACGTACCTATAGTTGGCAATTATCACAATGCAACCAATTGCTACAAGACATTATCCGGGTAAGTAAGGATGAAAATCTGCAAGGACACTTTCTAGGCTCTGTAGTACATTTTCAAGAAAATATTTATACGATTTCTGATGTGCCTAAACATTTGGTAATAGATGGTCAGCAAAGATTAACAACTGTTTCATTACTCATCATTGCCTTAGCTAATTTTCTTAAAGACAATGAAGCGGATATAGATACGAGCTTCACTAAATTGCAAAACTATTATTTACTTAACGCAGAAGAAGAAAATGAGTTACGCTACAAGTTACTATTAACAAGAAGGGATAAAGATACCTATATCAACTTGCTTAATGGAGTGCCACAGGCATCAGAATATTCTTTACGAATTGTAGAGAACTACGAATTCTTCAAATCAAAAATCAATAAAGAAAATGTAAAGGATATTTACAATGGTATTCTTCGTTTGTTTATAGTAGATGTAGCATTGGAGAAAGATAAGGACAATCCACAGTTGATATTTGAAAGTATGAACTCTACGGGACTGGACTTGTCACAGGCAGATTTGATAAGGAACTATGTATTAATGGGGCAAGATATCAAATTACAAACAGAGCTTTATGAAAAGTACTGGTATCCGATGGAGCAAAGCTACGGTAATGAATATTCTAGTTCTTTCGACTGGTTCATGCGGGATTATTTATCTGTTAAGAATGGAACTATCCCACGAATTGACAAAGTTTATGAAGAATTTAAAACCTATGTACAGTCTGGCAAAGCTCCAGAAACTATTACCGAAGTAGTACGGGATATTTACAAGTATTCAGGTTTTTATGTCAATATGGTACTTAGAAAAGAACCGGATCTTGTATTAAATCAGTTGTTTTCCAATATTGCCAAACTAAAAGTGGATGTTTCGTACCCCTTTCTTTTACCTGTTTACAACGACTATTTTGAAGAAAGACTTTCTAAACAAAACTTTACCGAAATATTAAGACTGGTAGAAAATTATGTATTCAGAAGAGCGATTTGTGGTATTCCTACGAACAGCCTCAATAAAACCTTTGCCACTTTATATAAATCCGTTCAGCCGGAAAACTACCTGGAAAGCGTACAAGCGGCTTTCCAATTAATGGATAACTATAAACGCTATCCGGCGGATACTGAATTTGAAAAAGAAATAGTTATAAAAGATGTTTACAATTTTCGTTCTAGAAATTATTTATTAAATAAACTGGAAAACTATAAACGCAAAGAATGGGTAAACATTGATGAATATACCATTGAGCATATTATGCCGCAAAATCCTAATTTATCCCATGAGTGGATAACGATGTTAGGTGATGATTGGCAAGATATTCAGAAAATGTATTTACATACCTTAGGCAACCTAACTTTGACAGGTTATAATTCCGAATTAAGTGATAGACCATTTGGACAGAAAAAATCAATAGAAGGTGGGTTTAATGATTCTCCATTACGTCTAAATACTTATTTACGAAATGTTGCTGAATGGAATAAAATTCATATAGAACAAAGAGCCATTGAGTTATCAAATAAAGCCAAAGAAATATGGTTTGCTCCTACTTTAGATAATAACACTTTAGAAAAATATAAGAAATCAAATGACAAAGAAAACGCAACTTATTCAATAGATCAGTATGAATACCTGAAAGGTGATATGTTAGAATTATATCAGGCTTTACGAAAAAGAATTTTAAACATTGATGCCTCTGTAAAAGAAGAATACAAGAAATTATATATTGCTTTTAAATCTAATACTAATTTTGTGGATATTGTGCCACAAAAATCACGTTTGAGATTGTCATTAAATATAGAGTTCCCTAAAATTATTGACCCATTAGGATTATGTAAAGATGTTTCCGGCTTAGGGCGTTGGGGCAATGGGGATGTAGAAGTTGGAATATCAAATTTGAATGAGATAGATGGTGTAATGGACTTGATTCAACAAGCTTTTGATGAACAAGAGCAATAA
- a CDS encoding retron system putative HNH endonuclease, whose translation MRKIDKAKPIQAFSDFVRKNKPVVWDDCDAQVKREAREFILLEEQFLLCGYTEIYIDNEDCHIDHYIKRALNNNLCYDWNNLIVAVNDDDYGAKYKDGGNGVKNLEDYNLIFNPVNDQTQDFFRYTTDGKIHPANNLSQTDFNKAEKTIAIFNLNHNSLKTRRKDLILTMNALKEGGTENQDLSGILEEQGFPSFVICMIENYLN comes from the coding sequence ATGAGAAAAATAGATAAGGCCAAACCTATTCAAGCTTTCTCTGACTTTGTAAGAAAAAATAAACCTGTAGTGTGGGATGACTGCGATGCTCAGGTCAAAAGAGAAGCAAGAGAATTTATTTTGTTGGAAGAACAGTTTCTTTTATGTGGTTATACTGAGATCTATATTGATAATGAAGATTGCCATATAGATCATTATATAAAAAGAGCTTTAAATAATAACTTATGTTATGATTGGAATAATTTAATTGTAGCTGTTAATGATGACGATTATGGAGCAAAATATAAGGATGGAGGAAACGGAGTTAAAAATTTAGAGGATTATAATTTAATCTTCAATCCTGTAAATGATCAAACACAAGATTTTTTCCGTTACACAACTGACGGTAAAATACATCCTGCGAATAATCTCAGTCAAACTGATTTTAATAAAGCTGAAAAAACAATTGCAATTTTTAACCTTAATCATAATAGTTTAAAAACAAGAAGAAAAGATTTGATATTAACAATGAATGCTCTTAAAGAAGGTGGGACTGAAAATCAGGATTTGTCTGGGATATTAGAAGAGCAGGGTTTCCCAAGTTTTGTAATCTGTATGATAGAAAATTATTTAAATTAA
- a CDS encoding AAA family ATPase, translating into MKIKSIYIPDFLILKDFKIEFYKDKSLAIIIGDNGSGKSTLLEVIAYIFGHLHKYFILGDKTAEFIDNYEIEFFSTYQGQEYEIYLKSVYVNQKTNTFKPVIKINQKTTSIKEIDDQFGGFKNFLPSRIGVYYAGEAKYLKTLSEHFENKFIEDIIKEKNPYSLEPLKLPSERPFYYIKDEYLGLILTCLLINASNDNNIENFIKELIGDVDINNAEVQIILKKPEWANKRSGKLWGINSTLIEQFVDKLNEKASFVENKESEDEIVYTFYGIIDLIPLFNEFSVERDFSFILLDTLLFNGILSYVSIDFKLADGTIINSERLSEGQRQFIVTSGLGILWKNKVNKLFLFDEPDVFLHPKWQRKYIPFIREYLDNSFTLLTTHNPALLSDVKREQVFLFRYGKIIHKAMNTYGQKFETLLIDYFGLESTRNIESTELFELLYSMIEKKKHNSTLFQEKYKKLESIVGKDDREFLLLNIELKKANEKNR; encoded by the coding sequence ATGAAAATTAAAAGTATTTATATACCTGACTTTTTGATTTTAAAAGATTTTAAAATCGAATTTTATAAGGATAAATCCCTTGCTATAATCATAGGCGATAATGGTAGTGGTAAATCCACTTTGCTCGAAGTTATTGCTTACATATTCGGGCATCTGCATAAATATTTTATTCTGGGAGATAAAACGGCAGAATTCATAGATAATTATGAAATAGAGTTTTTCTCCACCTATCAGGGACAGGAATATGAGATTTATCTAAAGAGTGTTTATGTAAATCAAAAGACAAACACTTTTAAGCCAGTCATAAAAATCAATCAAAAAACAACATCAATTAAAGAAATAGATGATCAATTTGGTGGGTTTAAAAATTTTCTTCCGTCTAGGATTGGAGTTTATTATGCAGGTGAAGCCAAATATCTTAAAACATTAAGCGAGCACTTTGAGAACAAGTTTATTGAAGATATTATTAAGGAAAAGAATCCTTATTCATTAGAGCCTTTAAAACTTCCTTCGGAAAGGCCATTTTATTATATAAAGGATGAGTATTTAGGCTTAATTCTGACTTGCCTTTTAATAAATGCTAGTAACGACAATAACATTGAGAATTTCATAAAAGAGTTGATAGGGGATGTTGATATTAATAATGCAGAAGTACAAATTATCTTAAAAAAGCCTGAGTGGGCAAACAAAAGAAGTGGCAAGCTCTGGGGAATTAATTCAACATTAATTGAGCAGTTTGTAGATAAGCTGAATGAGAAAGCAAGCTTTGTAGAAAACAAGGAATCTGAAGATGAAATAGTATATACTTTTTACGGAATTATTGATTTGATACCTCTTTTCAATGAATTTTCTGTTGAAAGGGATTTTTCATTTATTCTCTTGGATACTCTACTCTTCAATGGGATTTTATCTTATGTAAGTATAGATTTTAAATTGGCTGATGGAACAATTATTAATTCTGAAAGATTAAGTGAGGGACAACGGCAATTTATTGTTACTAGTGGTCTTGGTATCTTATGGAAAAACAAAGTTAATAAGCTGTTCTTATTTGATGAACCTGATGTTTTTTTACATCCTAAATGGCAACGAAAATATATCCCATTTATCAGAGAATATTTAGACAACTCTTTTACGTTACTTACAACTCATAATCCTGCCTTATTATCCGATGTAAAGAGAGAACAAGTCTTTCTTTTCAGGTATGGAAAAATAATTCATAAAGCTATGAATACTTATGGGCAAAAATTTGAAACATTGCTCATTGATTATTTTGGTTTAGAAAGTACTAGAAATATAGAAAGCACAGAACTTTTCGAACTACTTTATTCAATGATTGAAAAAAAAAAGCATAATTCTACATTGTTTCAAGAAAAATATAAAAAATTAGAAAGCATTGTAGGAAAAGACGATAGAGAGTTCTTATTGTTAAACATTGAGCTAAAGAAAGCAAATGAGAAAAATAGATAA